The Paenibacillus thermoaerophilus nucleotide sequence GCACGCTCAGCTATTTCGACGTCATGAACCACGCGGCCCGGGTCAAAGCCCGCACGCTGATGGCGATTACGCTGCAGGATACGGTGTGCCCGCCTTCCACCTGTTTCGCCGCGTATAATCATATCGAAGCGCCCAAGGAATACCGCATTTATCCCGATTACGGACATGAGGCTCTGCCGTTCTTCCAAGAGGAAATGATGAGATTCGCTGCCGAACATCTGTAAGGAATGGGGATCGATGAAGAAAAACACGTTCACGCTGATCGTCTTCCTGCTGCTCGGTCTGTTGGCCGGCATGATTGCGGGGGAACTGCTGTCGCCCGTGCCCGGGCTGAAGTTTTTGACGACGGCGGCCGACATCGAGTGGCATCCGAAGGCGGATCTGGAGATCGTGCAATACGATTTCTTTATCCGGCTTAAACTAAACCTGATTGCGATCGTTGGCTTGATCGCCGCGATCTGGATCTACCGCAAGCTGTAAAGGAGGCAACGACCGCATGAGCACGAATCCCGCTATCGTATTGGCCTCGTCGTCGCCTCGCCGTCAGGAGCTGCTTCGCAGCCTCGGCCTGGAATTCGAAGTTCGTCCCA carries:
- a CDS encoding DUF4321 domain-containing protein translates to MKKNTFTLIVFLLLGLLAGMIAGELLSPVPGLKFLTTAADIEWHPKADLEIVQYDFFIRLKLNLIAIVGLIAAIWIYRKL